The segment GTATTCTCAGCTTGTTTTCCCCATACTACTATAGGTAAAAAATCAGCTTCTGGTTGTCCTGGGCTTTTAAACCTTCTGTTAACAGCTAAAGTGAACGTTGCAACAGCTTTACCAGTTCCGGGTGTAAATCTTAGTTCTGGATCTTTTGTCAATCTTCCAACTAAAACAACTTTATTCATCTTTACACCACCTATTTTTCAGGATTAACTACCATGAATCTCATAACTCCGTCAGTAATTCTGAATACTCTTTCTAATTCTCTAGGTAATTCAGGATTAGCTTTGAAATTGATTAGAGTATAGTATCCTTCGCTAACTTTGTTTATAGGATAAGCAAGCTTTCTTTTACCCCATTCATCAACGTTTTCTACTACTCCGCCTTCATTTTCTATTACACCCTTAAACTTTTCGATAGTAGCTTTTATAGCTTCTTCTTCTAAAGAAGTTTGTAATATAAATAATGTTTCATAATTTCTCATTAATTTCACCTCCTCCCTCCGGACTAACGGCTGTGTGTACCACAGCAGGGATTACATTTTTTAATTTTATCATTTAACCTAATAAAAATCAAGATATTATTTTTATTGCCTTAAATTGTAATTTTAAACATTATTCATTTATATCCTCTTTAATATTTTTCTTCACTATTTTTTTCACTCTTTTTTCAAACTTATTTCTAGGAATCATTACTATTCTTTCACAACCCATGCACTTAATCTTTATATCTGCCCCAAGTCTTATTATTTCCCATTCCTTACTTCCACAAGGATGTTGCTTTTTCATTTCAACAATATCTCCTAAAAAAAATTCTTTACTCACAATATCACCTCTTTCAATATCATTTATATAAATACTAATATAGATTAAATTATTTTTGTAAATTAGAAATTTTTAGTTTATTATATTTTATATATCAATTATATAATAAATCAAATAATAATATAAATATATTATTATAATGATTTTCATAATAACAAAAGTTTAAAGGAGATTATAATGTGTAGTTTATTTTGTATCATGAAATCTATACTTGTAGGATATATTATTGGAATAATAATATCTATACCTTTAGGGCCATCAGCAATAGAATCAGTTAATAGGACAATCTCTAAAGGTTTTAAAGAAGGCTTCGTTGTTTCATTAGGAGCTGTTAGTGCAGACATCACCTATTTAATTTTCGTTAACTGTGGCATTTTTAGTCTTTTTAAACTAAGTAAAGATACGGAAGCATTATTTTGGACACTTTCTGGTGTAGTTATGATTTTAATAGGATATGGTTCGCTTTCCAATAAAAAAATGCAAAAATCTCAAAATGTATCAAAAAAATGTGATGCTTTTTTTACAGGCTATGTTATAACACTTTGTAACCCAATGACACCAACCCTTTGGATTACATTAAGTGCAACCGTTTTTAATCGCTGGCATAGTAAAGGAGGATTTTTATATACTTTATCAATCCTATCTATGATTGGTGGAATGATTTCTTGGTTTATATTACTTAATGTCTCAGCCCTTAAAGGAATAAAACTAGCTAAACCAAATCACTGTAGTAAAATAATAATAATAATTAGATGTAGTATATTAGTGCTTGGTATTATATTTTCTACATTAGGTATTTATAAATTCTTCACTTAGTTTTACATACTTCATTGTTATAATTTTACATATTTATTGAATAAAAGATCTCTTTTTAGTAAATAATTCTAATAAAGGAGGTCTTTTCTTATGAATGATAAAGTTATTTTAGATTCTAGAGAACTAGATTGTATTTATAAATTAAGAAATGTCTTTTCATTAGAACTTTGTAACATACTAAAAACAAAACGTCCTATTATATTTCTTTGTATAGGAACTGATAGATCTACAGGAGATAGCTTAGGTCCCTTAGTTGGAGAAAAATTAAAAGACCTTATCCCTAAGGATTTTATTTTATATGGTACCTTAGAAAACCCTGTTCATGCAAAAAATTTAAATGAAATATTAAAAGATATAAAAAACAAATACAACTATCCTTATATAATCGCAATTGATGCATGTCTTGGGAAACTAAATAATATAGGGAATATAATTTTAGAAAATAAACCATTGTCACCTGGAGCAGCCATGAATAAGGACTTACCTAAGGTAGGTGATTTAAGCATAACTGGAATTGTAAATATATCTGGGGCTTTAGAATTTATGGTTCTTCAAAACACTAGGCTTTATACAGTAATGCATTTAGCAAATATTATTTCTCAAGGTATTTATCACTCAATATTAAAAACTATAGGCTCTAGTAATTATAATTTTAATTCATTATTTAATTCTACCATGACTAACTTAAAAACCAAATATAAATAAAACCTAAGAATTAAAAATTCTTAGGTTTTATTTATATTTTATTGAATTATTCATTAGAAACTTGCATTAACACTTCTTGTTCCTCTTGAGATAAATCATATCTTGAAATTCCTTTATCTATAGGTTTTGCATAAACAGTACTATCATTTCTTCCATAAATACCCGTAATTACAATTCCATCGTTATTATCATCAAGTAACGCTATTGAAAAACTAAGATCACTTCCTACATCATCGAAAGCCTTATATCTAACAATTCCAACTCTTTGAACACATTTATTTAATCTTTCTGCTAATTCTTCTTGTTGCTTTTTTACTTCATTAGATTCTTCTTTAACTTCATCTATGTTGTCTAAGTAAGAAGTTATAATTTCCTCTAAATTTTTATTGTTAATTCCTCTGGTAAGTCTTCTATATTTCTTTTCTAATCTGTTAATAGCCTTTACAAGTGCTAACATTATAATTAGTAATATAAAAATAACTACAATAAGAGCTATTGTTATGTAGGGTTGTACACTAATTAAATGTGGTATTATTTGTTTCATGCTTATAGTCCTCCCTAAATGTTTCACGTGAAACATTTTGAATTATTTATATTTTTAAAACATCAATAATTCTCTGAAGATCTTCTTCAGAATAATATTCTATTTGTATTTTACCTCTATTTCCTTTAGAGCTCAATACTACTTTGGTATTAAATAAATTTTGTAACTTATTTGTTATATCCTTATAATAAGGATTTATATTATCTAACTTTTCTTCTTGCTTTTCTTTAACGCCTTTTTTTATATTTTTTATAAGAATTTCCGTCTGACGAACACTTAACTGTTTGTCTATTATTTCTTGAGCTATTTTATATTGTAGTTCTTCATCCTCAATAGATAATAGAACTCTACCATGACCTTCACTAATAACTCCATCTATTAAATATTCTTGTGTTCTACTACCTAGGTTTAGTAATCTCATACAATTAGTTATAGCAGTTCTAGATTTTCCAATTCTTTTTCCAAGGGCATCTTGTGTTAAGTTAAATTCAT is part of the Clostridium botulinum genome and harbors:
- the rpsF gene encoding 30S ribosomal protein S6, translated to MRNYETLFILQTSLEEEAIKATIEKFKGVIENEGGVVENVDEWGKRKLAYPINKVSEGYYTLINFKANPELPRELERVFRITDGVMRFMVVNPEK
- a CDS encoding DUF951 domain-containing protein, translated to MSKEFFLGDIVEMKKQHPCGSKEWEIIRLGADIKIKCMGCERIVMIPRNKFEKRVKKIVKKNIKEDINE
- a CDS encoding LysE family translocator, encoding MCSLFCIMKSILVGYIIGIIISIPLGPSAIESVNRTISKGFKEGFVVSLGAVSADITYLIFVNCGIFSLFKLSKDTEALFWTLSGVVMILIGYGSLSNKKMQKSQNVSKKCDAFFTGYVITLCNPMTPTLWITLSATVFNRWHSKGGFLYTLSILSMIGGMISWFILLNVSALKGIKLAKPNHCSKIIIIIRCSILVLGIIFSTLGIYKFFT
- the yyaC gene encoding spore protease YyaC; the encoded protein is MNDKVILDSRELDCIYKLRNVFSLELCNILKTKRPIIFLCIGTDRSTGDSLGPLVGEKLKDLIPKDFILYGTLENPVHAKNLNEILKDIKNKYNYPYIIAIDACLGKLNNIGNIILENKPLSPGAAMNKDLPKVGDLSITGIVNISGALEFMVLQNTRLYTVMHLANIISQGIYHSILKTIGSSNYNFNSLFNSTMTNLKTKYK
- a CDS encoding DUF4446 family protein; the protein is MKQIIPHLISVQPYITIALIVVIFILLIIMLALVKAINRLEKKYRRLTRGINNKNLEEIITSYLDNIDEVKEESNEVKKQQEELAERLNKCVQRVGIVRYKAFDDVGSDLSFSIALLDDNNDGIVITGIYGRNDSTVYAKPIDKGISRYDLSQEEQEVLMQVSNE
- a CDS encoding ParB/RepB/Spo0J family partition protein, with translation MSKKFGLGKGLGALIPEENTESSESVLKIKMNLIKPNSNQPRKSFDEEKILQLAESIKEHGVIQPLILQKTNELYTIIAGERRWRAAKKVGLQEVPAVIVELSNKEILEVSLIENIQREDLNPIEEALAYKKLIDEFNLTQDALGKRIGKSRTAITNCMRLLNLGSRTQEYLIDGVISEGHGRVLLSIEDEELQYKIAQEIIDKQLSVRQTEILIKNIKKGVKEKQEEKLDNINPYYKDITNKLQNLFNTKVVLSSKGNRGKIQIEYYSEEDLQRIIDVLKI